A genomic stretch from Alosa sapidissima isolate fAloSap1 chromosome 3, fAloSap1.pri, whole genome shotgun sequence includes:
- the LOC121705431 gene encoding neurogenic differentiation factor 2-like isoform X1, with the protein MAWHRGWYVALPGSDATLSFPLSLSLSLSTRRTHTHTHTVPSGRTYTYVRLAVPEDGLMSTRAFSPLTSSRGGAMLTRLFSDPSLLSNVHRFPSWAEDSEGEESKAREEESVRVGLGDDKHERAGQTPSSDVAPDDDDDDDDDDDDEDECERDGEEEGGVGEDSDQPRKRGPKKRKMTPARLERSKVRRQKANARERTRMHDLNSALDNLRKVVPCYSKTQKLSKIETLRLAKNYIWALSEILRSGKRPDLVSYVQTLCKGLSQPTTNLVAGCLQLNTRNFLTEHCQDPASARYHAAGAGPFASGGSAVGASVHGYHPYPCSRLSGSQCGAAAVGSGATGLSLRSHGYCYDSLYGGGGGSGSPEYDSGEYETGVSPPLPLYINGNFSLRHQDAASPDAADRGYHYSMHYSGGPAPRGGPSAGAGAGAGAGPGHGGGGSLVFGSRGGSVHGAGAAGVHGDGAAVLPYHHDMHLHHERTALYEDVNAFFHN; encoded by the exons ATGGCCTGGCATCGAGGCTGGTATGTCGCCCTGCCTGGTAGCGatgccactctctctttccctctctctctttctctctctctcagcacgcggagaacgcacacacatacacacacagtcccgtCTGGCCGCACCTACACGTACGTTCGGCTCGCGGTCCCTGAAGATGGTCTGATGAGCACACGCGCATTTTCACCCCTCACGAGCTCCCGCGGAG GTGCCATGTTGACCAGACTGTTCAGTGACCCGTCCTTACTCTCCAACGTCCACCGTTTCCCCAGCTGGGCTGAGGACAGTGAAGGGGAGGAGTCCAAAGCACGGGAGGAGGAGTCAGTGCGGGTAGGGCTGGGCGACGACAAGCACGAGCGCGCTGGACAAACACCATCCTCTGATGTGGCCCCTGACGACGAtgatgacgacgacgacgacgacgacgacgaagATGAGTGTGAGAGGGACGGGGAGGAGGAAGGTGGCGTCGGTGAGGACAGCGATCAGCCACGGAAGCGCGGGCCCAAGAAGCGGAAGATGACGCCAGCGCGTCTGGAGCGCTCCAAGGTGCGGCGGCAGAAGGCCAACGCCCGGGAGCGCACGCGCATGCACGACCTCAACTCGGCCCTGGACAACCTACGCAAGGTGGTGCCCTGCTACTCCAAGACGCAGAAGCTGTCCAAGATCGAGACGCTGCGGCTGGCCAAGAACTACATCTGGGCGCTGTCGGAGATCCTGCGCTCGGGCAAGCGGCCCGACCTGGTGTCCTATGTGCAGACGCTGTGCAAAGGCCTGTCGCAGCCCACCACCAACCTGGTGGCCGGCTGCCTGCAGCTCAACACACGGAACTTCCTCACCGAGCACTGCCAGGACCCGGCCTCTGCCCGCTACCACGCTGCTGGCGCGGGGCCCTTCGCCTCGGGCGGCTCCGCCGTGGGCGCCTCGGTGCACGGTTACCACCCGTATCCGTGCTCACGCCTCTCGGGCTCGCAGTGCGGCGCGGCTGCGGTGGGCTCCGGGGCCACGGGGCTCTCGCTGCGCTCCCACGGATACTGCTACGACTCGCTGtacggcggcggcggcggcagcggctCGCCGGAGTACGACAGCGGCGAGTACGAGACTGGCGTCagccccccccttcccctctaCATCAACGGGAACTTCTCGCTGCGCCACCAGGACGCGGCGTCGCCGGACGCGGCCGACCGGGGCTACCACTACTCTATGCACTACTCCGGGGGTCCCGCGCCCCGAGGAGGGCCCAgtgcaggggcaggggcaggggcaggggcaggccCGGGGCATGGAGGGGGTGGGAGCCTGGTGTTCGGCTCCAGGGGGGGGTCAGTGCACGGGGCGGGGGCTGCTGGTGTCCACGGAGACGGCGCTGCTGTGCTACCCTACCACCACGACATGCACTTGCATCACGAGCGCACAGCGCTCTATGAGGACGTGAACGCTTTCTTCCACAACTGA
- the LOC121705431 gene encoding neurogenic differentiation factor 2-like isoform X2: MGAMLTRLFSDPSLLSNVHRFPSWAEDSEGEESKAREEESVRVGLGDDKHERAGQTPSSDVAPDDDDDDDDDDDDEDECERDGEEEGGVGEDSDQPRKRGPKKRKMTPARLERSKVRRQKANARERTRMHDLNSALDNLRKVVPCYSKTQKLSKIETLRLAKNYIWALSEILRSGKRPDLVSYVQTLCKGLSQPTTNLVAGCLQLNTRNFLTEHCQDPASARYHAAGAGPFASGGSAVGASVHGYHPYPCSRLSGSQCGAAAVGSGATGLSLRSHGYCYDSLYGGGGGSGSPEYDSGEYETGVSPPLPLYINGNFSLRHQDAASPDAADRGYHYSMHYSGGPAPRGGPSAGAGAGAGAGPGHGGGGSLVFGSRGGSVHGAGAAGVHGDGAAVLPYHHDMHLHHERTALYEDVNAFFHN; encoded by the exons ATGG GTGCCATGTTGACCAGACTGTTCAGTGACCCGTCCTTACTCTCCAACGTCCACCGTTTCCCCAGCTGGGCTGAGGACAGTGAAGGGGAGGAGTCCAAAGCACGGGAGGAGGAGTCAGTGCGGGTAGGGCTGGGCGACGACAAGCACGAGCGCGCTGGACAAACACCATCCTCTGATGTGGCCCCTGACGACGAtgatgacgacgacgacgacgacgacgacgaagATGAGTGTGAGAGGGACGGGGAGGAGGAAGGTGGCGTCGGTGAGGACAGCGATCAGCCACGGAAGCGCGGGCCCAAGAAGCGGAAGATGACGCCAGCGCGTCTGGAGCGCTCCAAGGTGCGGCGGCAGAAGGCCAACGCCCGGGAGCGCACGCGCATGCACGACCTCAACTCGGCCCTGGACAACCTACGCAAGGTGGTGCCCTGCTACTCCAAGACGCAGAAGCTGTCCAAGATCGAGACGCTGCGGCTGGCCAAGAACTACATCTGGGCGCTGTCGGAGATCCTGCGCTCGGGCAAGCGGCCCGACCTGGTGTCCTATGTGCAGACGCTGTGCAAAGGCCTGTCGCAGCCCACCACCAACCTGGTGGCCGGCTGCCTGCAGCTCAACACACGGAACTTCCTCACCGAGCACTGCCAGGACCCGGCCTCTGCCCGCTACCACGCTGCTGGCGCGGGGCCCTTCGCCTCGGGCGGCTCCGCCGTGGGCGCCTCGGTGCACGGTTACCACCCGTATCCGTGCTCACGCCTCTCGGGCTCGCAGTGCGGCGCGGCTGCGGTGGGCTCCGGGGCCACGGGGCTCTCGCTGCGCTCCCACGGATACTGCTACGACTCGCTGtacggcggcggcggcggcagcggctCGCCGGAGTACGACAGCGGCGAGTACGAGACTGGCGTCagccccccccttcccctctaCATCAACGGGAACTTCTCGCTGCGCCACCAGGACGCGGCGTCGCCGGACGCGGCCGACCGGGGCTACCACTACTCTATGCACTACTCCGGGGGTCCCGCGCCCCGAGGAGGGCCCAgtgcaggggcaggggcaggggcaggggcaggccCGGGGCATGGAGGGGGTGGGAGCCTGGTGTTCGGCTCCAGGGGGGGGTCAGTGCACGGGGCGGGGGCTGCTGGTGTCCACGGAGACGGCGCTGCTGTGCTACCCTACCACCACGACATGCACTTGCATCACGAGCGCACAGCGCTCTATGAGGACGTGAACGCTTTCTTCCACAACTGA
- the LOC121705431 gene encoding neurogenic differentiation factor 2-like isoform X3, with protein MLTRLFSDPSLLSNVHRFPSWAEDSEGEESKAREEESVRVGLGDDKHERAGQTPSSDVAPDDDDDDDDDDDDEDECERDGEEEGGVGEDSDQPRKRGPKKRKMTPARLERSKVRRQKANARERTRMHDLNSALDNLRKVVPCYSKTQKLSKIETLRLAKNYIWALSEILRSGKRPDLVSYVQTLCKGLSQPTTNLVAGCLQLNTRNFLTEHCQDPASARYHAAGAGPFASGGSAVGASVHGYHPYPCSRLSGSQCGAAAVGSGATGLSLRSHGYCYDSLYGGGGGSGSPEYDSGEYETGVSPPLPLYINGNFSLRHQDAASPDAADRGYHYSMHYSGGPAPRGGPSAGAGAGAGAGPGHGGGGSLVFGSRGGSVHGAGAAGVHGDGAAVLPYHHDMHLHHERTALYEDVNAFFHN; from the coding sequence ATGTTGACCAGACTGTTCAGTGACCCGTCCTTACTCTCCAACGTCCACCGTTTCCCCAGCTGGGCTGAGGACAGTGAAGGGGAGGAGTCCAAAGCACGGGAGGAGGAGTCAGTGCGGGTAGGGCTGGGCGACGACAAGCACGAGCGCGCTGGACAAACACCATCCTCTGATGTGGCCCCTGACGACGAtgatgacgacgacgacgacgacgacgacgaagATGAGTGTGAGAGGGACGGGGAGGAGGAAGGTGGCGTCGGTGAGGACAGCGATCAGCCACGGAAGCGCGGGCCCAAGAAGCGGAAGATGACGCCAGCGCGTCTGGAGCGCTCCAAGGTGCGGCGGCAGAAGGCCAACGCCCGGGAGCGCACGCGCATGCACGACCTCAACTCGGCCCTGGACAACCTACGCAAGGTGGTGCCCTGCTACTCCAAGACGCAGAAGCTGTCCAAGATCGAGACGCTGCGGCTGGCCAAGAACTACATCTGGGCGCTGTCGGAGATCCTGCGCTCGGGCAAGCGGCCCGACCTGGTGTCCTATGTGCAGACGCTGTGCAAAGGCCTGTCGCAGCCCACCACCAACCTGGTGGCCGGCTGCCTGCAGCTCAACACACGGAACTTCCTCACCGAGCACTGCCAGGACCCGGCCTCTGCCCGCTACCACGCTGCTGGCGCGGGGCCCTTCGCCTCGGGCGGCTCCGCCGTGGGCGCCTCGGTGCACGGTTACCACCCGTATCCGTGCTCACGCCTCTCGGGCTCGCAGTGCGGCGCGGCTGCGGTGGGCTCCGGGGCCACGGGGCTCTCGCTGCGCTCCCACGGATACTGCTACGACTCGCTGtacggcggcggcggcggcagcggctCGCCGGAGTACGACAGCGGCGAGTACGAGACTGGCGTCagccccccccttcccctctaCATCAACGGGAACTTCTCGCTGCGCCACCAGGACGCGGCGTCGCCGGACGCGGCCGACCGGGGCTACCACTACTCTATGCACTACTCCGGGGGTCCCGCGCCCCGAGGAGGGCCCAgtgcaggggcaggggcaggggcaggggcaggccCGGGGCATGGAGGGGGTGGGAGCCTGGTGTTCGGCTCCAGGGGGGGGTCAGTGCACGGGGCGGGGGCTGCTGGTGTCCACGGAGACGGCGCTGCTGTGCTACCCTACCACCACGACATGCACTTGCATCACGAGCGCACAGCGCTCTATGAGGACGTGAACGCTTTCTTCCACAACTGA